GACAATCTGGAAACTCTGTTCCATACTGGCATTAATGATAAAAGAAATGGTGTTGAAATAACTTTTTAGAtaatcttttttctcctcttgcttTAGTCCACTTTTAGTTTTCTTGGGGAAAGTATcctgtttgtatttgtttggtttgaggtttttAAATTCACTTATACTTTTAAAAGGATGAGGAAGGCAGGACCCCTATTCGATAATTCCCACTCCGTACAGTGGGGAGTTAACTTATTTCAGTTGTGGCTACTTGGGCCGGGTGGGATGAAGAGGAGGGTGACAGGTCCTGGGAGGGTGTCAGATGTGGTGGTAACAAGCAAGACTGAAACCCACAGGCATCCTCTCCATGGGCCATGCCCTTTGGCCTTTGTGCTTCCAGTCCCTTCCTTACCCTGCTTATTCAGTGTGACCCAGAATTCTAAACTGAGCGGAAAGGTAAGGGAGAGAATGAACCATAATCTCAGAGAGACTCTTCCGGAATGGCTTTTCAATTCTGCATCTTCCAAGCAGAGCTCCTACCCATTCTCTTTCTGCCAGATAGAGGAGGGATGCTAAGACTGTGTGatttacataagaaaaaaaaccaaaacctctcTGGTCTCTCCAGCACCTTCACCCAGTTCTGTTCCAGTATTCAGCAAGCCAGCTGTAACATCTCCCACAGTTTAAAAGCCAGTGGCTCAAAAACCTCTTCTAACATAGCCTTCATTTTATAGCAAAACGTAACTAATAATTAGCACAAATGATTGGCTTATCAACTATATGGACATACGATTAGAGTGACCACTTCCTCTCCATTCTGAATGTCCCATAATTTGGCTGTCGTGTCCATACTTCCAGTAGCAACCACTGTGCTTTGAGGGTTGAATGATAAACACACCTACAACACAAAAAAACGGGGAACTTTAGAATCACGTGATTGTCCCCACTCTTATTACCTAAGGTCCCATACACACTTCAAGCACTAAACCACGCACACATCTTTGGACATATCCGGTGATGTGTCTCTTCCTTCTGCCGAACTGAAACATCCTGAATGACAAATCCCTGTATCCAGTTCCATCAGGCATTGCACAACTGCCTTCCGGACAGctctgggttttggtttggtttggtttttgtttcttctgatcCCAAGTTAGCCTAGAACTCCCGATGTCGCCAAGAATGACTTTGATCtggttctcctgtctccacctccaaggtgctgggattacagggatgcCCTACCACCTCTAGCTTATGACGCAGTGCTCAGAATCAACTCGTGATGCTGCtaagcaagcacttcaccaactgagccgcTTCACTAGACCTTCATACATGGTTAACGCTATTTATTTGATAGATATTGACGATGACATTAGATAACTGTCCTAATAGGAGCCATAtgcaaaagaaaattttttccagAGTCTACGGGACTGTGGTGACACAACCGCTCTCTAAAGGTAAAGATCATGTCTTTCTTCAGCTTTGGCCAACTTACTGTCAGTGCCTCCGGTTCCCTAACTGTGCCTCTAGATGGCGCTCTGAAGGGCCAACCGTAAGCTAATGCACATCAAAGGCTTGAAAACAACAGGAAGTGGCACTGCTCCTCAACACAGAACATTAAACCTGGCGTGGGCTCTTGTTGAATGAATGATGTGCCCTGAATCTGAAGGTGGGTGACAACCAAGTTTGCTCCTAATCCAAGCAGCCTGTTTGTTCTCCAGGATCATCACGTGTTCCATGGGTACCGTTCTCACTAATTGTCATAGAGAGGATACAGATGAGGGGGGACAAGGGCGTCCCAGTACTGAGAACTATTTATTTAAAGTCTTAGGTGACATGTACAATCCTCTTGAAATGCACAAAATGATCAGTGTGCACATTCCCCATGCTGTGATGACCTCATCAACCCTTGTTGAGACAGTCCTCTAACGATAAGCAAATGAAAATCAGAGAGCATGGCTGACCTCATGCTTACATCCCGATCACACGTTGTGTGGCTACTTAGTCAATGCACACTATTGTAACTGTGTCTGTGAGTGGTTAAATCTTCAGTAGTGAGAATTCCATCTATTCTGCTATGGACGATGCAGACTCAAAACACTGGGCCAAAGCTTGGATACTCAGTATAAAAGTGACCTCCACTCTTGAGATAGTATCCTAAAAGGAAAAGCGTCATGAAGGAGGCTTCCGGGTGTCAAATGTACTCACGATCTCTGCTGTGTGGCCCCTGAAGGTGTGGTAACACTTTCCCGTCTCAGCACTCCAGAGTTTACAGGTCTTGTCAAAAGACCCTGTGGCAATTTTGTCACTGAAATTTTTCAAAGTTTAGAAACAAATTCAGCCACCTTGCATGATAAACTGAACTAAGACCAGATGTACCCAGCTACCAACCTACTTAGGCATACACTGCACTGTTAAAACAATAAGTAATTTCATGTTTGCTCTGGCAAGTAACAAAATCAAGGTCTGATAATTAATGGTATTAATTCATAAAAATGGATGTTAAATGTCAcattataagtataaatatattttgtagctATAACAATTTTGGAATTAATATAATAACAATGTAGCTTCAGAAAATTAGTTACATGAGTACCAATAATACCTAGTCTTAGCTGTATTGACATAAATTCTGTTATAGGTGTACAGAAAGGTAACCCtaatttaaaagggaaaatatcACAGAGATAAACCTAGGTAAGCACATGATAAGATTTTGAGAAGTTGACCCCAGTGATTCATTAAGAAAACAATACCAAATTATTCCTGTTATAGagggatttagaaagaaaaatgaactcaaagaCTAGAAAGAATCCTATGGGCAAAAGAGATTGTTCAATTGGTCcaagtacttgctgcacaagcttgaaagacctgagttcaaggcccagaACCTATATGAGAAAGTCACATATtagtgatggagagatggctcaggagttaagagtatGCCCTGTCCTTGAAAAGGACCtgagttggattcccagcaccaccatcaggtggctcacaactgcctacaacTTCAGTTCTAGGAGATGCAGTGCTCTCTTCTAGTCTCCACAGGtattgcatgcacatgcacatatacacataatattaaaataagaaaattaaacatCCAGACATTGTGAAAGAGGTGTTTCAGAGTAGGTAAGAACAAGAGGGTCCCTGGGGCTTTGGGGTCAGTCTGTCCAGCCTACTCAGCAACTCCAGGCTAATGAGAGACCTTATATCAAAAAACATACCTGAAATATACAtcttgcatacatacacacacacacactccaccttATTGTTTGATAGCTGTCTCAAATTCATTCTCTGAACCCCAAATGCAATGATATGTTAAGGAGAACAGCACTTTAGCTGATAAATAAATCAGGCAGGGACAACTCTTGTCATAATTTGACATGTGGATTTCATCAGAGGCATAGGTAGAATTTACTAGAACAATCAGAATATGTGCCTGTCTCTAGAAAATGAGCACTTACAGGAATACCATACCAGTTTAATAGACAACTAAAGAACATTCAGTTAAATTAAAGATTACACCAGTATTAAAAGTATCATTTGTGATTGCAATACTTTTTCATTTCTACAAGTTAGTTTAATTAAGTACTATAAAAATTTCATTATAGTGTAAAAATGTATGCATCAAAGTCAATTTTCTGCAATTTAATTATACTAGTTCATTGGTTCATTGTGCCCATTTACGCTGATTATAACATTATACTTAAGGTGTCTTGGGAGTGATTTAAAAGACATGATGGCAGGAGAAACCCGCATGTCAATTGTTTGAACTGTGATGTAAAACTCTAAATGCAAGCAATGTCACAGACTCCGCTGCGACCCTCATGGAAAGCACATTCACTGTCCCACTGGCATGTTCACAAGCCTCTGTGAGCAGTTCAGCTTGCAGGAGAGAGTGTGCCCTCCACAGCatgtgctgaccccaaccatgTGCCCTGCTGGGGGACACAGtcacttcagagagacactggCTATGGGGAAGCTGGTGAATCACCAGCTTAAAAGCCAAAGCTGGTACCACTCCCTCATCCTGATACCATATGGCCCTCAGGCTTCCACAGGCAAGCTAGGCATCCGTCATGTGGGTCACCTTTACAGATACCCAAACCAAGAGAAATCCCCCTGGTTCCCTCCCCTTAGTCCTCAGCTACTTACTGCTAGGTTCTAGTCACCAGGAAAAGATATAGTAAATCTCTCaaacttattttaatttcaattgttaaagcacacatcacacacacacacacacacacacacacacacacgagagagagagagacagagacagagacagagacagagacagagaccaatacagagacagagaggtttGAGATTTGAGCCAGAATCCTCAAGCTGTCTTTATTAGTGGAAAAAGTCATTTTGAGAGATCAAttgtgaaacaaaacaacaacaacaaaagccacaatcttcaaatttttttcaaatatatacacTATCGTGGCACTCTTGTGAGAGAAAGCCAAGGACTCTTAACTCATTAAACTGACCCTAGGTCAGCAAATAATTCACCTGTGTTGAAAACCCGACTGAATCCTCAcactttttatctttgttttctttgaaatgggatgagaaaaactggagagatggttctttCATGAGTAAAGGTACCTACTACCCAGCAGGGGAACCTGAGATTGGTCTCTGCGCCCCCATGGGGTGAAAGAAGTGAGTCCTGGGaaatgtcctctgatctccacatgtacaccttggcttctccttctctcccttcctccctccctccgtctcccctctgcctccacctccccctccctcttcttttctctccttctcccccaactccccctatcttgtgtatttgtgtgtgctttaaaaatcaaaattaaaaagctaaattgaacatatattttaaattttgaaacagTATGGGAAACTTAGAGGTTAAATCCTCTAAGTCCACTGGAGAGACAGAATCCACTGGGTCTTACCCACAACCTCACTTAGGAGGAACTTCTCAGACATTTTCCTTATCTGCTTTCCTAGAAGACAGCAACTCTCTTCTCATCTTTGTGCCTCATTAGTGTAGGCAatactttttttaattattaaagataTCTTGTATAATTGAATTCAATGGTAATTTCCACAAGTATGACTGTTGAAACATACAGGTTTGTGGACATAACAACCACCCACTGATAAGTTTAGACTCTCACCACAGAGGAGTCAGGCATTGTGACCAGGTGCCTTGTGGCTACAGACACCCATGAAATCATGGGCACCTAAAACGAGTGATGGGTAAGACCAGCAGACACTGTTAGTGTGCCGAGTCAGGTAACCAGAGATGGGCCTGAAAGGGGCCTCCATTCTTCTTGGCACCGTTGTTTAGCATATTACTATTTGCGTATTTTTCTTCTGGCCCTCAAGACTGAATATTCATCTATAAATGAAAGAGGTCATGTTCTATGGCAGTAGAGTGCCACACTCCCCAGAGCCACCAACCAACCGTATGCTATACAGTAAGAACCACTTCCCATCACAGAAGCGCAGTAAATTACaatcctcctttcttcccttcatcaACCAGTAGGTGGGGGATGGATGATGGAGGGGTGAGCAGATGAAGGAATGGATGGACTTACCCGTAAGGGTTGTTAAAGGCTATGGCGTAAACCACATTCCTGTGGCCCTCCAGGGTGTGCAGCTCCTCGCCAGATGCTGTGTCCCAGACCTTGCATGTCCGATCATAGCTTCCTGTGATAAAGCTAACACAGGGGACATGAACACTGCAGTGCATGATGATCGTCACAGGCATTGTGCTCATAGATaactctggttttggttttttgtttgttgttgttttcctacAAGATAACTCCTTTATTATCCCCTGGTATGCCTTTTAATATTGGAAATCAtacattcaaaacaaacaaaagtttcaAATTCTTTGACTGAAAAACTtactaaataaaaaaacataaatctattcctatagtatagtatagtactCTAACAGTATAAGATACTGTTAGAGTATGCATTACAATAACTTTTGTGAAACTGAAAATTCTGTAATGTGATTAGGACAATTCTTCTAGTTATCGGATCATAACTTCGGACACTGTCATTCACCTCTTCCCCTCCACTCTACACATTCTCTGTACTTATGATCTGCAAGATAAAAACACAAGTCTGCTTCATAGCCATTTGGCTTGTgctattttattacagcaattcCAGTGAACTGACAACACATATTTGCACATCCATATATGAAAACAATTCTTTTATCTCAACTTTCCTAACCAGACCTTCAGATCCGAAGCTGAGCAGAGCATTCTCTGAACACAGCATGGGTGGTTCCGAGCACTTTACACCAAAACACAAAGCTAGGTACGAAAGGTCCTCTTTGAACCAACCCAGCCCAGCCAGCCATAGTGCTGCCCCTGGTTGGCAGCTTCCACAGCCAGGCAATGAGCCAGGCCCccgagtggtctgttctgagtcTTCCTTTTCTCAGCTGTAGCACTTGATGACAACTCTAGGTGCTTTTCACACAAAGTAGGTAAACACATAGAAAACTTGGGTCAGAGTAGTGTGAGCAAGTGCTTGCATTCCTCTGCAGTTAGCAGAATCAGGATATCAAAGAGATGGGCACATTAGGTCTGTAGCTAATTGAACTATTTGAGAAGCCCTCAGAAACGTTCATCCTAATTGCTAAATGTTAAAAAGAACAAGGAGACCTTACCAAGAGCCTGCTTTGTTGAGTGCCACGTTGGTCAGTGGCAGTATGTGTGCTCTGAGAAccttcaacaaaagaaaacactatttgTTTTTGACTCACACCAAATTGAATGTATTCATTTTAACTTTAAACAAACGGCGACTTTCAATGTATTCTTATCCATAAGTAATAAATGGGCACGATCCTCAATAATCAAACAAACTAGGAATGAAAGACAAACTGTACTCTCAGTAGCCACAGACAATTGCAAGAGGTAACTAAATAACATCCCCTCAATACCAATTTACTATTAAGATGAAGTGTGGCTTCTGACGAGGATTCCACACGGTACTCCTTAGTAACTTTGttttatacatgttatatatggTTTTCTATGGAAGTTTGAGCATTGTGTAAGAAAAAACTTaaatatgtttcaaaaatattttacactgcattattaattttaattctaaaatgCCCCATTTATCTTTGAACCCCTACATTATCTATCAGTGAGTGGATACTGAATGGATGGTCATTGAATAAATATAGTAATGGAACAGCTGATTGGTTGAGTGGTTAGCTGAGGTGAGCCAGCATCAGATAGATCTGCTACCAGACTACAACTACAAGTTTTTTTGCTATCAAATATGTTCTCTTACATGAGAAATTACAGGGTCACTGTAGTTATACAGCTTATATTTGTGATAAGACAGTGCCACCTGCTGGAGAAGACAAAGAATCAGCACCTCATATTCTGAGAACGTGAATAGATGAGAACCTGGATATTTATATCAGGAAGAACTaatgaatgataaataaaaagtgtatttaatgatgatggtaatggtgatggtgatggtgatgatgatgatgatgatgatgatacaaaGTGATAACTCAGAGAAAAAGCATACTTCTATCATATTTGGTCAATAATTAATTCACTGGCTTGTAATTTAGTTCATAGTAAagcagaaaatggaaaatgttgaTATATCATGAAATACAACTTCTTAGAAGTACTCtaactagaaaataattttaataatccGTTAAAAGGGAGAAATTAATTTCCTTTAAGTCCTTCTCATATTCTCAAGAGTTAATATTGTGAGAGTCACTCATTCTTTCAACAGATACTTATTGAAGGGTTAGTTTtggcaaaatacacataaaatactaaaACCACCAACAAgaatttttctaggaaaaaaaaataagtaaacatagCTGGtactgtggtggcacatgcaatTCATACAATTTATCCCAGGactcagagtcaggcagatctcaagagttcgagaccagcctggtctagagtgagttccaggacagccaaggctacacagtgaaaccctgtctcaaaaagaaaagcaaaacaaacaaaacaacaacaacaaaaaaaaacaaaacaaagcaaaaacttcatatattaaaaaaaaaaaaaaaagacaatacttttaaaagaaatcagtaacGTGCCCAAATTGTTTTTCCTGGTATCCCTACGCATGCCTTTAACTGGTAAGGTAGCAGCCGTGGTCCTGGTGTCCCTCTGCACTCCTTACCTTAAACAGGTAGAAGTTGTGGTCGCAATGCTGCCTGAGTTTCTCCTGAAGTCTCTGCACTAGGAGTCTGACTTGCTTCGTCCGGGACGCTGTGATCAGAGGCTCTGCTTTCTGGATCTCTCCTACTAGGGTGTTGACATCAGTACTGAAATTCACCCCAAACACTTGCATGTCAAATTTGCCTCTATGTTTACAACACGAAGAATTATGTTATTTtgagctggggaggtggctcggtgggtaaaggtgCGCACCGTGCAGACGGGAGGACCTGAGACTGAATCGCCAGAGCAGTACAAGTGCCAGTAATGGCTGTGCTCTTCTCGGGAACACAGAACAAGGAGACTTATTTCCGGTAGGAGGAAATCCAAGACCAAACAAAACTTGTAGCCTTTTTCAACGGTATGTTACTGGTCCCTGTGACATGCTAACTCTGCCTATGCAAATGGAGGTTTGCATGGGGTTTCCTACACGGTGAATCCAGGGTACTTCAACCTGTGAGAATTCCTCTGGGCTCACATGGAGCTTCAGTTAGAGAAGAGCGCTGGTCTTAAACCTCTGCCCACTCTCCAACGGTCTGTCAGCCTTGTGAAATACTTCTTTACTGAGGAAACAACAGGCTAGATTGGGTCTTTGAAACTCAGTAACCAGTACTGCTCAGAAGTGTTAAGGCTATGAACAAATAAGAAAGcctgaggaacccacacagctGAGAAGAACTATGGAGACATGAAGTCTGAGTGACCTACAGGATCCTGGCTAGGGTCCTGGAACACAGAAGGGAAGTAGGGCAAACCTTCGAGAGCCTGAGTACAGTATGAACCTGGGTTGGTGGTAATGTATCATATCAATACTGGTGTAGTAGCCGTACACGCTAACCAAATGGGGAGAGCTGGCCACTCTGTCTTCAATACTTTCTGAAAGTATTGAAGTGCTAGCTGTTCTAGACTAACCAgatcatcttttaaaatagacCTGCTCAGAAAAATAGgggggaaaaaggaaacaaagggcAGAGCAGGGAcctttatgtttttaataataaagttgtGTCAGACCAGCAATACATCCTTATCGGGGTGCTTGCCTGAAAGGTTTTGATATGAAACACGTACTGCAGTACATGGCTCACTTACCTGGGACTGAGCTCAAGCAAATCTATGGATTTGGTCTTTAATTCTCCACCTTTTTCATATTCCAACATAATTCCTGTAAAATAAACAAGCATGGTAGAAAGAAACCTAGAAAAGGTTAATGCAtttaagagttctttttttttctctctcacttttacttttcagatttttgttttgtgtctgtattCCTGTGTGATGTATGCACAAGTTCACGCGGctatatacacatgcaaaagaaGGTATGCACACACTTGCAAGAGCTCTTATGCCTGGGCGGAGGGGTCAAGGTCAGGTCTATCATTCtctacatcccccccccccaggatctCTCAAGCTCATCAAtttggctatgtgtgtgtgtgtgtgtgtgtgtgtgtgtgtgtgtgtgtgtgtgtgtgtgtgtataatcttcaaagaattaataaaatactgCATATTTTAATACTTAATCACAAATCCAcatgtaatattttttaagaatgGAAAAGAATCAGAGTTCCACCCTGTCCTCTCTGCACTCTATTTCAGAGGCCACAGGTCTGCCTGTATCCCTAGAGACCTGCTGCCACCCAGGACAACCAGGTGAGCCCTAATCCCCTGCCTAGACAAGTCCAGGAAGCCATGAAGTTGTTCAGTCCTCTCTGTATTTCATCCTCTAGTCATCACCTCTACCTGCAATTGCAGAGGCCTGCAGCCATCAGGGACCACCAAGTGAAATTCCCACTTTAATTCCCTGCCTGGTGGCCCTCTCCAGGCAAACACAGCCACAGAGAGTTCTTCCCTGTTCCATCTGCACTCCATTCCCCAGGATACATCTCTGCCCACATCCTTAGAGGCCTGTTGCCACCTGAGACAACCAGGTGAGATTCCCCATGCCCCAAATCCCTGTCTGCTTGTTGTCTTCCCACAAGCCCAGTAGCCAAGAGGTCTACCCTGTCCATTTTTTGCTCCATCTTCCAGTCTACACCTCTACCTGCAATACGAGTTCTGCACTCCATTTTCTAGGctacagctctgcctgcctccctggaGGCCTGCTGCCACCTGGGATAAATCAGAGGCCTAAAGCCATCAGGAACTACCAGCTCTGACTGCATCCCTGGAAGCCCACTGCCACCACGGACAACTCCAGCTGCACTTCCAGGGGCCTTCTGCCATCAGGGACTACCAGGACAGCCAACACCAGAGACAATCAGGTGGTTAAAGGctagcataagaacacaatcaacaaaagccagggcaatatggcaccactaGAGCCCAGCTATCTTGCTACAAGAAGACCTGAATATCCTAACACACCTGAATTGAAAGAATAtggccttaaatctaatcttatgaagataatagaggcctttaaagatgaaacaaatagatacaaaaaaatacagaaaaacacaatcataCACTGAAGGAAATGGATAAAACTATTCAGTGAAAATGGAAATGAGAACAACAGTCTCAATTcacaatataaaattttattccaataaaaaagacacaggctaacagagtggatacagaaacaagatccatcattctgctgcatacaagaaatacacctcaacaacaaagataaacattacctcaaagtaaatagctgaaACAAGACTTTCagagcaaatggacctaagaaacaagctggagtagtcattctaatatctaataaaattgactttctaccaaaagtaatcaaaaaagatgggaaaggacacttcatactcattaatGGAAATatccaccaagatgatgtcttaattctgaaaatcta
The nucleotide sequence above comes from Arvicanthis niloticus isolate mArvNil1 chromosome 17, mArvNil1.pat.X, whole genome shotgun sequence. Encoded proteins:
- the Daw1 gene encoding dynein assembly factor with WD repeat domains 1 isoform X2 — protein: MLEYEKGGELKTKSIDLLELSPSTDVNTLVGEIQKAEPLITASRTKQVRLLVQRLQEKLRQHCDHNFYLFKVLRAHILPLTNVALNKAGSCFITGSYDRTCKVWDTASGEELHTLEGHRNVVYAIAFNNPYGDKIATGSFDKTCKLWSAETGKCYHTFRGHTAEIVCLSFNPQSTVVATGSMDTTAKLWDIQNGEEVVTLIGHLAEIISLSFDTSGDRIITGSFDHTVVVWNASTGRKVHTLIGHCAEISSALFNWDCSLILTGSMDKTCMLWDATSGKCVATLTGHEDEILDSCFDYTGKLIATASADGTARVYNATTRKCITKLEGHEGEISKISFNPQGNRLLTGSSDKTARIWDVQTGQCLQVLEGHTDEIFSCAFNYKGNIVITGSKDNSCRIWR